A single genomic interval of Rhododendron vialii isolate Sample 1 chromosome 3a, ASM3025357v1 harbors:
- the LOC131321282 gene encoding transcription elongation factor SPT6 homolog, which produces MAGNNRILDDEDELDIEEDEREPVDGDGVNDEEDEEDEEGQDEYENDGFIVDDVDGEEQDDGEEEMADSDVERQKKKKRKKRDSEKHYELDEDDYDLLQDNNITGFHRPKLVKGEQKFKRLKKAQRDTKGEHSGFSEEEELDGSWKSGRTAEEKLERSLFGGKGPSLEDIAEEEQPEEEEDGDIGEEDDEMADFIMDEDDIVDVDGFPMRRKKVNKKKSRQAPGVSSSALQEAHDIFGDVDEVLRLRKLGLAKMGKHDDSGDRREKRLEDEFEPIVLSEKYMTQKDDLIRGIDIPERMQISEEATGAPPTDEMSIDEESNWVYNQLMIGAVPLFSMSGTGAVQGERELLINKDDIMRFMELMHVQKLDVPFIAMYRKEVCLSQFKDLD; this is translated from the exons ATGGCCGGAAACAACCGAATCTTAGACGACGAAG ATGAACTCGATATTGAGGAGGACGAGAGAGAACCCGTCGACGGTGATGGAGTCAACGAcgaagaagatgaggaagacG AAGAAGGGCAAGATGAATACGAAAATGATGGGTTCATTGTTGATGATGTCGATGGAGAAGAACAAGATGATGGAGAAGAGGAGATGGCAGACAGCGATGTGGAGaggcaaaagaagaagaaaaggaagaaaag AGATTCAGAGAAGCATTACGAACTTGATGAGGATGATTACGATCTTCTCCAGGATAATAATATCACCGGCTTCCATCGCCCGAAACTTGTGA AAGGAGAGCAAAAGTTCAAGCGGTTGAAGAAAGCTCAAAGAGATACTAAAGGTGAGCACTCTGGGTTTTCTGAGGAGGAGGAGCTTGATGGTAGTTGGAAGAGTGGTCGAACGGCTGAGGAGAAGCTTGAACGGAGCTTATTTGGCGGGAAGG GACCTTCTCTCGAGGATATTGCTGAGGAAGAACAAcctgaagaagaagaggatggcGACATTGGTgaagaggatgatgaaatggctgATTTCATCATGGATGAAGACGACATCGTTGATGTTGATGGGTTTCCTATGAG GCGGAAGAAGGTGAACAAGAAGAAGTCTAGGCAGGCACCAGGTGTTTCGTCGTCTGCACTACAGGAAGCTCATGACATATTCGGTGATGTTGATGAAGTTCTGAGGCTCCGCAAACTAGGTTTAGCTAAGATGGGCAAGCATGATGATTCTGGTGATAGGAGAGAAAAGAGGCTTGAAGATGAATTTGAACCAATTGTCCTTTCTGAGAAGTATATGACACAGAAGGATGACCTGATTAGGGGGATAGATATACCAGAACGAATGCAG ATATCCGAGGAAGCCACTGGTGCACCACCAACAGATGAAATGAGTATAGATGAGGAGAGTAACTGGGTTTATAATCAGCTCATGATTGGCGCGGTTCCTCTTTTTAGCATGAGTGGTACAGGAGCAGTTCAAGGGGAGCGTGAACTGTTGATAAATAAGGATGACATTATGCGTTTTATGGAGCTTATGCATGTTCAGAAGTTGGAT GTTCCGTTTATCGCCATGTACCGGAAGGAAGTGTGCCTTAGCCAGTTTAAGGACCTGGATTAG
- the LOC131320732 gene encoding F-box protein At5g07610-like, with protein sequence MAKYASSLSCVADKVAVDSDLLTEILIRLPARSLVRFKSVSKSWLSLIASNFFALRRNPDPTIVSGLLLHPYGTKTKIDFIPLINTIRNPTHPQFTDLTFFPGLSDNIRIINSCHGLLLCRFCYTRQKNHNPDYAVQNQNRDPNYVVLNPTTKQFKTLPKCHVSGLRGLTLAFDPSKSPHYKVVSVCVCFRHTTSMLTCAVEYYHEIMTYSSESGSWKASGVTFAAKGREQYTSGVYWNGAVNWFSNWGKGDSVYYNVDEGRLGIIPLPPIPEGNDWYGREFRHYWESRGHLHLVEINSGMHRVDVYEMERDYSRWFVKLSVDLYALEIPRDPLYCLFDILCVVRMERDEESFLVLHVPDKVLRYSFGDGNLEKICDVVAPQSSRSLRYSWFRSYQYIESLASV encoded by the coding sequence atGGCTAAGTATGCATCATCATTATCATGTGTTGCTGATAAAGTTGCTGTGGATTCGGACCTCTTGACTGAAATCCTGATTCGCCTACCTGCAAGATCTCTCGTGCGATTCAAATCCGTGTCCAAATCCTGGCTCTCTCTCATCGCCAGCAATTTCTTCGCTCTCCGCCGCAATCCCGACCCCACAATCGTCTCCGGCCTTCTCCTGCATCCCTATGGtaccaaaaccaaaattgatTTCATCCCCCTTATCAACACCATCAGAAACCCAACCCACCCCCAATTCACTGATCTCACTTTCTTTCCGGGTTTATCAGATAATATACGAATCATAAATTCATGCCACGGATTACTATTATGCCGTTTTTGCTACACCCGACAGAAAAACCATAACCCTGATTATGCtgttcaaaatcaaaaccgtGACCCCAACTACGTTGTCCTCAACCCCACAACCAAGCAATTCAAAACCCTCCCCAAATGCCATGTCTCAGGCCTCAGAGGCCTTACCCTGGCTTTTGATCCGTCAAAATCCCCTCACTACAAAGTCGTTTCCGTTTGTGTTTGCTTTCGTCACACTACATCTATGTTAACTTGTGCAGTGGAATACTATCATGAGATCATGACGTACTCATCTGAGTCTGGCTCATGGAAGGCTTCCGGTGTGACGTTCGCAGCCAAAGGCCGAGAACAGTATACTTCTGGAGTGTATTGGAATGGTGCGGTTAACTGGTTCAGCAACTGGGGGAAGGGAGATTCAGtgtattacaatgtggatgaaGGGCGGTTGGGGATTATTCCACTACCTCCAATCCCAGAGGGTAATGATTGGTACGGTCGGGAGTTCAGGCATTACTGGGAATCTCGGGGCCACTTGCATCTCGTCGAGATCAACAGTGGGATGCATCGGGTTGATGTTTACGAGATGGAGAGAGATTACTCCCGGTGGTTTGTGAAACTTAGCGTTGATCTTTATGCTCTCGAAATTCCGCGGGACCCTCTGTATTGTCTGTTTGATATACTTTGTGTCGTACGGATGGAAAGAGATGAGGAATCGTTTCTGGTGCTGCACGTACCTGATAAAGTCTTGCGCTACAGTTTTGGAGATGGGAATTTGGAGAAGATATGTGATGTGGTGGCTCCACAGAGTTCTCGTTCATTGAGATATTCCTGGTTTCGTTCGTATCAGTACATTGAGTCACTTGCCAGTGTTTGA